The Candidatus Margulisiibacteriota bacterium nucleotide sequence GAAGCAAGGAACTGGCCCCGCTTAACATGACCAAATGGCAGATCGTCATGATCGGTTGGGGGGTCGTGGTTGGGGCGATCCTGCTGCTCAACGCGTTTATTCTCCTTCCTTTGTGGGCTTTGGCGATCCTGATCCTGGCTGGAGCAAACCTTCTCTTGTTTCTGGCGCCGGAGATCGTGCTGCTTCAAAAGATCCTGGCTTTCGGGGCGGCAGTTATTTTTCCATCCCTGGCGGTGATCAGTTCCGCCAAAAGGCTCGATCGCCAGCGGGGGTTTGTTTTTCTTCAGGTTCTATTGTTTTTCTTCAGAACAATGGTCATTACAGCCCTGGGAATAATCTTTTTGGCCGGTTTATTGGCCGACTCGAAATATATGTCCGGCTCCATGGTTTTTCCGGCGGTCAAAGCGGCGCTGGTCCTCCCCATGATGATCGTTGCCGCCTATTTTCTTTTTAAAGGTGGGGACCTGAACTTATGGCAGAGGGGGAAAGAGCTCCTGCGAACGCAGATCAGTGTTGCCCATCTCCTGGTCGGCTTTATTTTGTTGGCCGCTTTGGGCGTGTTCATTGCCCGTTCCGGCAATTTTTCCCTGCCGGTCCCCGGCGCGGAAAAGATATTCCGAAATTGGCTGGAGATGGTCCTTTTTGTGCGGCCGCGGACAAAAGAGTTCCTGGTTGGCTATCCTTTCCTCTTTCTGGCGGCTGTTTACTATCTCAAGACAAAGGACTGGAACTGGCTCTGGGTCCTGATGGCGATCGGGACGATCGCTCCGGTCTCGGTGACGAACACTTTTTCGCATATCCATACCCCGCTGGCGATCTCGATCATTCGGACCGCTAACGGTTTGGTTCTGGGGCTGATTTTTGGTATTATTGTGGCAGTGATCGCCGGTCGCTGGTTTAAAACCTCAAAAGAAGGTGGATAAAAAATGCGCGTATTGTTATCCGGTTATTATGGTTTTGGGAATGTCGGTGACGAAGCGGTTCTGGACGCGATCGTCAACGGCTTCCGCCGTCACGACCAGGCCCTGCAAATAACGGTCCTCTCCGCTTCTCCCCAGATGACCGCTCATTTTTATAATGTCAAAGCAGTTGGCCGCTATTCCTGGTTCAATATCCTGATCGAAATGCTCAAGGCGGATGTTTTTGTCAGCGGTGGCGGGACCCTGTTCCAGGACTCGAGCAGCAACCGGAGCTTCTGGTATTACATTAGCCAGGTGCTTTTAGCCAAGATCCTTTTCAAGAAAGTCATGGTCTTTGCCCAGGGATTTGGTCCGCTTACCGGCCGGATAAACCGGCAAATTGCCGCTCTGGCCCTGAAGCGGGTCAACGTCATCACGGTTCGCGACAATGAATCAAAAAAGAAAATGGCCGAGATCGGGGTCAAACCGGACAAGATCAGGGTTACTGCCGATCCGACCTTTCTTTTAAGCAATCCTTCGACGCTTGAAGGGCGTAAGGTCCTGGCCCTGGAAGGGGTGGCGACCAATAAACCGCTGCTCGGGGTTTCGGTCCGCAGTTTGCCTAAAAGGCAGGGGGTGGAACTTCCGTTCTATCGGGCCCTGGCGGAGATGCTTGACTCGTTTGTGGAAAAGAACGGACACCAGGTCGTTTTTCTGCTTCTGCACTGCCCCGAAGATATGAGAGAAACATCCAAAGTGATCAATTTCATGAGCCATAAATCGAACGTGGTCTTTAAGATCTGTTCTCCTCAGGAAATGCTGTCGGTCATTTCCCAGTGCGACTTCCTGATCGGGATGAGGCTTCATTCCCTGATCTTTGCCGTTAAATCTATCGTACCCGCATTTGGGCTCTCCTATGATCCCAAAGTAAAATCTTTTATGGATAGCGTTGGTTCTTCCTGTCTCTCTGTTGATGAAGTTCTTGACCCCACCAGGCTGGAAAAAACGGTCGAAGCGCAATTCGCGATCAGGGAAGCTAGCAAGAAACTGCTGGAAAAAGTCCTGATCGATCTGCGGGAGAAAGCGGAAGAGAATTTTACGGTCTTTTTCCGTTCTTTCAAGTAGCCTTTTTCATGAAGTTCCTGGTGATCGGCGCGGATGGCCAGCTTGGGACCGATCTGCTGAAAATTATCCCCAAAAAAGATGCCGTTCCTTTGACCTTGAAAGACCTTGATATTACTGACCGGTTAAAAGTTAATAAAGTCGTTCAAGAATATCGGCCGGAAGTAATTATTAACACTGCCGGTTATTCAAGGGTTGATGAAGCGGAGTCGAACTCCGGTCTGGCCTTTGCGGTTAACGCCGAAGGGGCGAAGAACCTGGCGGCGGCTTGTCAGGAGGTCGAAGCCAGACTGGTCCACATTTCAACCGATTATGTTTTTAACGGTCAAAAGCATTCTCCTTATCAGGAGACCGATCGGCCGGAGCCGTTGTCGGTATACGCGCGATCAAAACTGGCCGGGGAAGAAGCGATCGCTCAGTTATCAAAACGGCATTTCATTGTCCGTTCTTCCGGTTTATTCGGGGTTGCCGGATGCCTGGGGAAAGGAGGAGGGAATTTTATTGACAGCGTTATAGCTAAAGGGAAAAGTGGGGAGCAATTTAGCGTCGTTGACGATCAATTCTTTTCTCCGACCTATACACTGGACCTGGCGCGAAAAATATACCAGCTGGTCCAGACCGATCATTTTGGCTTATATCATATCGTTAATCGTGGCGCCTGTTCCTGGTATGAGCTGGCGCTCAAGGCGTTTGAACTGGCCGGACTTAAAGTGAACTTTTCGGCTTCTAAGTTTGCCGAACTCAATGCCAGGACCCCGGCCAAGCGCCCTACTTTTTCAGCCTTAGATAATGCCAATTTGCGGGCGATCGGTCTGGATGAGCTGCGTCCCTGGCAGGAAGCTCTGCGGGCTTACATGCT carries:
- the csaB gene encoding polysaccharide pyruvyl transferase CsaB; translation: MRVLLSGYYGFGNVGDEAVLDAIVNGFRRHDQALQITVLSASPQMTAHFYNVKAVGRYSWFNILIEMLKADVFVSGGGTLFQDSSSNRSFWYYISQVLLAKILFKKVMVFAQGFGPLTGRINRQIAALALKRVNVITVRDNESKKKMAEIGVKPDKIRVTADPTFLLSNPSTLEGRKVLALEGVATNKPLLGVSVRSLPKRQGVELPFYRALAEMLDSFVEKNGHQVVFLLLHCPEDMRETSKVINFMSHKSNVVFKICSPQEMLSVISQCDFLIGMRLHSLIFAVKSIVPAFGLSYDPKVKSFMDSVGSSCLSVDEVLDPTRLEKTVEAQFAIREASKKLLEKVLIDLREKAEENFTVFFRSFK
- the rfbD gene encoding dTDP-4-dehydrorhamnose reductase is translated as MKFLVIGADGQLGTDLLKIIPKKDAVPLTLKDLDITDRLKVNKVVQEYRPEVIINTAGYSRVDEAESNSGLAFAVNAEGAKNLAAACQEVEARLVHISTDYVFNGQKHSPYQETDRPEPLSVYARSKLAGEEAIAQLSKRHFIVRSSGLFGVAGCLGKGGGNFIDSVIAKGKSGEQFSVVDDQFFSPTYTLDLARKIYQLVQTDHFGLYHIVNRGACSWYELALKAFELAGLKVNFSASKFAELNARTPAKRPTFSALDNANLRAIGLDELRPWQEALRAYMLEKGIVKQ